The following proteins come from a genomic window of Aquabacterium sp. A3:
- a CDS encoding 3-hydroxyacyl-CoA dehydrogenase/enoyl-CoA hydratase family protein, whose amino-acid sequence MSRFNVRKVAVLGAGVMGAQIAAHMVNCKVPVVLFDLPAKEGPKNGIVTKAVENLKKMKPAPLGIVEDAVLIQQANYEEHLEELRGCDLIIEAIAERLDWKEDLYKKIAPFVNDKAILATNTSGLSITAMANVLPEQLRSRFLGIHFFNPPRYMTLLELIPTEYTDPVVVDQLEAFSTSAVGKNVLRAYDTPNFIANRVGVAGMLLTFREVERSGLGYDVVDDLTGKKLGRASSATFRTADVVGLDTMAHVMKTLQNGAKDDVFADAFATPASLTKLLEMGNLGAKTKAGYFKKEGKTILQFNAETGEYVAAGGKADKEVADMLRLKPAERLKALRESSNPQAQFVWAILRNAFHYAAVTLESIAESARDIDFALRWGFGSKQGPFELWQEAGWKQVAEWVKADIDAGKALSKAPLPAWVFDGRDGVHTAEGSWAPKSGKYVPVRDLPVYQRQYFRENVLGSNAPTAATAGKTLFEDAAIRLWTLDDEVVIASIKSKMHTISAEVTAGLSKGLQLAEEGYKGLVIWSQDGPFSAGADLQSMMPAFMAGGGKAIAPFEKQLQDFMLSLRYSNVPTVAGMHGLALGGGCELAVHCARRVAAMESYVGLVEVGVGLIPGGGGLAYLARRAAELLEPSKGVSGQVGGDLIGFVKEGFQAAAMAKVGTSAIETRKYGYLIDGDVIVPHKDEVLHVAIAQVKALYESGYRAPAKKLFPVAGRSVKATLQSSLINMRDGGFISQHDYHISSCIADVLTGGDVDYGTLVSEEYLHALERKHFCSLLDNPKTQERIMGMLSTGKPVRN is encoded by the coding sequence ATGAGTCGATTCAATGTCCGCAAGGTCGCCGTGCTCGGCGCCGGCGTGATGGGCGCCCAGATCGCGGCCCACATGGTCAACTGCAAGGTGCCGGTCGTGCTGTTCGACCTGCCCGCCAAGGAAGGCCCCAAGAACGGCATCGTCACCAAGGCCGTCGAGAACCTCAAGAAGATGAAGCCCGCACCGCTGGGCATCGTCGAGGACGCCGTGCTGATCCAGCAGGCCAACTACGAAGAGCACCTCGAAGAGCTGCGCGGCTGCGACCTGATCATTGAAGCGATCGCAGAACGTCTGGACTGGAAGGAAGATCTGTACAAGAAGATCGCTCCCTTCGTGAACGACAAGGCCATCCTGGCCACCAACACCTCCGGCCTGTCCATCACGGCCATGGCCAACGTGCTGCCCGAGCAGCTGCGCTCGCGCTTCCTGGGCATCCACTTCTTCAACCCGCCGCGCTACATGACGCTGCTGGAGCTGATCCCCACCGAGTACACCGACCCCGTGGTGGTGGACCAGCTGGAAGCCTTCAGCACCAGCGCCGTGGGCAAGAACGTGCTGCGCGCCTACGACACCCCCAACTTCATCGCCAACCGCGTGGGCGTGGCCGGCATGCTGCTGACCTTCCGTGAGGTCGAGCGCTCGGGCCTGGGCTACGACGTGGTGGACGACCTGACCGGCAAGAAGCTGGGCCGCGCCTCGTCGGCCACCTTCCGCACCGCCGACGTGGTGGGCCTGGACACCATGGCCCACGTGATGAAGACCCTGCAAAACGGCGCCAAGGACGACGTGTTTGCCGACGCCTTTGCCACCCCCGCCTCGCTGACCAAGCTGCTGGAGATGGGCAACCTGGGTGCCAAGACCAAGGCCGGTTACTTCAAGAAGGAAGGCAAGACCATCCTGCAGTTCAACGCCGAAACCGGCGAGTACGTGGCTGCTGGTGGCAAGGCCGACAAGGAAGTGGCCGACATGCTGCGCCTCAAGCCCGCAGAGCGCCTGAAGGCCCTGCGCGAGTCGAGCAACCCGCAAGCCCAGTTCGTGTGGGCCATCCTGCGCAACGCCTTCCACTACGCCGCCGTTACCCTGGAATCGATCGCCGAATCCGCCCGTGACATCGACTTCGCGCTGCGCTGGGGCTTCGGCTCCAAGCAAGGCCCCTTCGAGCTGTGGCAAGAAGCCGGCTGGAAGCAGGTGGCCGAGTGGGTGAAGGCCGACATCGACGCCGGCAAGGCGCTGTCGAAGGCCCCGCTGCCCGCCTGGGTGTTTGACGGCCGCGATGGCGTGCACACGGCCGAAGGCTCGTGGGCGCCGAAGTCTGGCAAGTACGTGCCCGTGCGCGACCTGCCCGTCTACCAGCGTCAGTACTTCCGCGAAAACGTGCTGGGCTCCAATGCGCCCACCGCCGCCACCGCGGGCAAGACCCTGTTCGAAGACGCCGCCATCCGCCTGTGGACGCTGGACGACGAAGTGGTCATCGCCTCGATCAAGTCGAAGATGCACACCATCTCGGCCGAAGTCACCGCCGGCCTGAGCAAGGGCCTGCAACTGGCCGAAGAAGGCTACAAGGGTCTGGTGATCTGGTCGCAAGACGGCCCGTTCTCGGCCGGTGCCGACCTGCAGTCCATGATGCCCGCCTTCATGGCCGGCGGTGGCAAGGCCATCGCTCCGTTCGAGAAGCAGCTGCAGGACTTCATGCTGAGCCTGCGCTACAGCAACGTGCCCACCGTGGCCGGCATGCACGGCCTGGCCCTGGGTGGCGGCTGTGAGCTGGCCGTGCACTGCGCACGCCGCGTGGCTGCCATGGAAAGCTATGTCGGTCTGGTGGAAGTGGGCGTGGGCCTGATCCCTGGCGGTGGTGGCCTGGCCTACCTGGCCCGCCGCGCAGCCGAGCTGCTCGAGCCCTCCAAGGGTGTGTCGGGTCAGGTCGGTGGCGACCTGATCGGTTTCGTCAAGGAAGGCTTCCAGGCTGCGGCCATGGCCAAGGTGGGTACCTCGGCCATCGAGACCCGCAAGTACGGCTACCTGATCGACGGCGACGTGATCGTGCCGCACAAGGACGAAGTCCTGCACGTGGCCATCGCCCAGGTCAAGGCCCTGTACGAATCCGGCTACCGCGCCCCGGCCAAGAAGCTGTTCCCCGTGGCGGGTCGCAGCGTCAAGGCCACGCTGCAGTCCTCGCTGATCAACATGCGTGATGGCGGCTTCATCAGCCAGCACGACTACCACATCAGCTCGTGCATCGCCGATGTGCTGACCGGCGGCGACGTCGACTACGGCACCCTGGTGAGCGAGGAATACCTGCACGCCCTGGAGCGCAAGCACTTCTGCTCGCTGCTGGACAACCCCAAGACGCAAGAGCGCATCATGGGCATGCTGTCGACCGGCAAGCCTGTCCGCAACTGA
- a CDS encoding acetyl-CoA C-acyltransferase, translating to MSKQLRDVYVVAATRTPIGKSGRGVFKNTRPETLLVATIQNALKQAPGLDPAAIEDAIIGCAMPEGEQGMNVAKIANLLAGLPKTVAGVTINRFCASGITAVSMAADRIRVGEAEVMIAGGVESMSMVPMGGNKPSFHPDVVNVDENVGIAYGMGMTAEKVAEKWQVTREEQDAFATESHRRAIAAQEAGFFDAETTPIEIEVRTPNLETGEVTITKKTITRDEGARPDTSPEGLAKLRTVFAAKGSVTAGNSSQTSDGAGCLILASKEACEKYGLKPLAKFVAFAVKGVPPEIMGIGPIEAIPLALKYAGLKASDLDWIELNEAFAAQSLAVLKDLDSKGHVLDRAKVNPMGGAIALGHPLGATGAIRAATVVHGLRRTGGKYGMVTMCIGTGQGAAGIFERVDSL from the coding sequence ATGTCCAAGCAACTTCGTGACGTTTACGTCGTCGCCGCCACCCGCACCCCGATCGGCAAGTCGGGCCGTGGCGTGTTCAAGAACACCCGCCCCGAGACCCTGCTGGTCGCCACCATCCAGAACGCCCTGAAGCAGGCGCCTGGTCTGGACCCGGCTGCCATTGAAGACGCGATCATCGGTTGTGCCATGCCCGAAGGCGAGCAAGGCATGAACGTGGCCAAGATCGCCAACCTGCTGGCCGGTCTGCCCAAGACCGTCGCGGGTGTGACGATCAACCGCTTCTGCGCCTCCGGCATCACCGCCGTGTCCATGGCCGCCGACCGCATCCGCGTGGGTGAGGCCGAGGTCATGATCGCCGGTGGCGTCGAGTCGATGTCCATGGTGCCCATGGGCGGCAACAAGCCCTCCTTCCACCCGGACGTGGTCAATGTCGATGAGAACGTGGGCATCGCCTACGGCATGGGCATGACCGCCGAGAAGGTGGCCGAGAAGTGGCAGGTGACCCGCGAAGAGCAGGACGCCTTCGCCACCGAATCGCACCGCCGCGCCATCGCCGCCCAGGAAGCTGGCTTCTTTGACGCCGAGACCACGCCGATCGAAATCGAAGTGCGCACGCCCAACCTGGAAACGGGTGAGGTGACGATCACCAAGAAGACCATCACCCGCGACGAGGGCGCCCGCCCCGACACCTCGCCCGAAGGTCTGGCCAAGCTGCGCACCGTGTTCGCGGCCAAGGGTTCGGTCACGGCCGGCAACTCGTCGCAAACCTCGGACGGCGCTGGCTGCCTGATCCTGGCGTCGAAGGAAGCCTGCGAGAAGTACGGCCTGAAGCCGCTGGCCAAGTTCGTGGCCTTCGCCGTCAAGGGCGTGCCGCCCGAGATCATGGGCATCGGCCCGATCGAGGCCATCCCCCTGGCCCTGAAGTACGCTGGCCTGAAGGCCTCTGATCTGGACTGGATCGAGCTGAACGAAGCCTTCGCCGCGCAGTCGCTGGCCGTGCTGAAGGACCTCGACAGCAAGGGCCATGTGCTGGACCGCGCCAAGGTGAACCCCATGGGTGGTGCGATCGCCCTGGGCCACCCCCTGGGTGCCACCGGCGCCATTCGTGCGGCCACCGTGGTGCACGGCCTGCGTCGCACCGGCGGCAAGTACGGCATGGTGACCATGTGCATCGGCACGGGTCAAGGTGCTGCTGGCATCTTCGAGCGCGTGGACAGCCTTTGA
- a CDS encoding alpha/beta hydrolase family protein, giving the protein METFQVQTDDGHTLVVKAYRPHGVVARRAVVIAAALGVPQVFYERYAAWLVQQGCVVYTFDWRGMAESAPPNLRHYRAKLIDWALHDAPTIMALVAQRHPELPISWFGHSMGGILWGAMPQHPQIDRVVTLGSGSGYKTYVARPLRHVMGVFWHVLVPLSVARHGYFAGQRLRAVGDLPRGIVAQWKRWCASPDFVMSEGEAVRQAYAAVTVPITAVLFTDDNMASPEGIRAVHAPYTQAPVQYLILSPKDVGARAVGHFHFFHPRTGPQGWRASLPWLGLA; this is encoded by the coding sequence ATGGAGACGTTTCAAGTTCAGACCGATGACGGCCACACCCTGGTGGTGAAGGCCTATCGCCCACATGGCGTGGTGGCGCGCCGAGCCGTGGTCATCGCGGCGGCGCTGGGCGTGCCGCAGGTGTTCTATGAGCGTTATGCCGCCTGGCTGGTGCAGCAGGGCTGCGTGGTCTACACCTTTGACTGGCGCGGCATGGCCGAATCGGCCCCGCCCAACCTGCGCCACTACCGGGCCAAGTTGATCGACTGGGCGCTGCACGATGCGCCCACCATCATGGCGCTGGTGGCTCAACGCCATCCCGAGCTGCCCATCAGCTGGTTTGGCCACAGCATGGGCGGCATCTTGTGGGGGGCGATGCCCCAGCATCCGCAGATCGACCGGGTGGTCACCCTGGGCAGTGGCAGCGGCTACAAGACCTATGTGGCGAGGCCCTTGCGGCATGTGATGGGGGTGTTCTGGCACGTGCTGGTGCCCTTGAGTGTGGCCCGCCACGGCTACTTCGCCGGGCAGCGCCTGCGCGCGGTGGGCGACCTGCCTCGCGGCATCGTGGCCCAGTGGAAGCGCTGGTGTGCCTCTCCGGACTTCGTGATGAGCGAGGGCGAGGCCGTGCGTCAGGCTTACGCCGCTGTCACGGTGCCCATCACGGCGGTGCTGTTCACCGATGACAACATGGCCAGCCCCGAGGGCATCCGTGCAGTGCACGCCCCTTACACGCAGGCACCGGTGCAGTACCTGATACTGAGCCCGAAGGACGTTGGGGCGCGTGCCGTGGGGCACTTTCATTTCTTCCACCCGCGCACGGGCCCGCAGGGCTGGCGCGCCAGCCTGCCCTGGCTGGGCCTGGCGTGA
- a CDS encoding alpha/beta hydrolase family protein, whose amino-acid sequence MTTATMSAQVHPITLRTADGVVLQARAYEPATSHTTDPAQAVLLVSAMGVPQRFYEAFATWLAQQGMAVLTFDWRGTGASAPPRLRGFDATISDWAEHDLPAAVDTLLARWPQAEHVYLGHSLGGQLFGWLPQPERFARVVTVASGNGHWRLNAPGVRRKAPWLWWLLAPVSIALAGYFPGRRLGVVGDLPAGVMWQWRRWCLHPDYLGSEGPALRARYAQVRVPMRVVLAEDDELVSPAGVHKLYALYAQAPVQFEPLQAAAFGLRRIGHFGVFQPAASAALWPRVAQWLRGQAPIL is encoded by the coding sequence GTGACCACGGCCACCATGTCTGCCCAGGTGCACCCCATCACCCTGCGCACCGCCGATGGCGTGGTGTTGCAGGCGCGGGCGTACGAGCCTGCCACCAGTCACACCACCGACCCCGCGCAGGCCGTGCTGCTGGTGTCGGCCATGGGGGTGCCTCAGCGCTTTTACGAGGCGTTTGCCACCTGGCTGGCGCAGCAGGGCATGGCGGTGTTGACCTTTGACTGGCGGGGCACGGGCGCGTCGGCACCACCCCGTTTGCGCGGCTTTGACGCCACGATCAGCGACTGGGCTGAGCACGACCTGCCGGCCGCCGTCGACACGCTGCTGGCGCGCTGGCCTCAGGCCGAGCACGTTTACCTGGGCCACAGCCTGGGCGGGCAACTGTTTGGGTGGTTGCCGCAGCCCGAGCGTTTTGCGCGCGTGGTGACGGTGGCCAGTGGCAATGGCCATTGGCGCTTGAATGCGCCGGGCGTGCGCCGCAAGGCCCCTTGGCTGTGGTGGCTGCTGGCCCCGGTGAGCATCGCGCTGGCCGGTTATTTTCCGGGGCGCCGCCTGGGCGTGGTGGGCGATCTGCCTGCCGGGGTCATGTGGCAATGGCGGCGCTGGTGTTTGCACCCTGATTACCTGGGCTCAGAGGGGCCTGCGCTGCGGGCCCGTTATGCGCAGGTGCGCGTGCCCATGCGGGTGGTGCTGGCCGAAGACGATGAGCTGGTGTCGCCTGCGGGCGTGCACAAGCTCTACGCGCTGTATGCCCAGGCCCCTGTGCAGTTTGAGCCCTTGCAGGCGGCGGCGTTTGGCCTTCGGCGCATCGGTCACTTTGGTGTGTTTCAGCCTGCTGCTTCGGCCGCGCTGTGGCCCCGTGTGGCGCAGTGGCTGCGGGGGCAGGCCCCCATTCTTTGA
- a CDS encoding enoyl-CoA hydratase: MSTETVTDILSHREGGVLTLTFNRLDKKNAITTAMYAALAAALDATANDDSVRVAVIQGDLSCFTAGNDLADFLDNPPDMSPDAEPAPVVRFLNAIKAWPKPLVAAVAGPAVGIGTTLLLHCDLVYAGDNAAFSMPFVNLGLCPEAGASLLLTQLVGYPRAAEKLMLGEAFYAEEALEMGLVNRVLPPQEVNGYAQAQAAKLAAKPLASLKATKQLMKMSLPAQLNPVMSAELQQFGTLLRGPAAKEAINAVMQKRKPDFSNC; the protein is encoded by the coding sequence TTGAGCACCGAAACCGTCACCGACATCCTCAGCCACCGCGAAGGCGGTGTGTTGACCCTGACCTTCAACCGCCTGGACAAGAAGAACGCCATCACCACGGCCATGTACGCTGCCCTGGCAGCGGCCCTGGACGCCACCGCCAACGACGACAGCGTGCGTGTGGCCGTCATCCAGGGCGACCTGTCGTGCTTCACGGCGGGCAACGACCTGGCCGACTTCCTCGACAACCCGCCCGACATGAGCCCCGACGCCGAGCCCGCGCCCGTGGTGCGCTTTCTCAACGCCATCAAGGCCTGGCCCAAGCCCCTGGTGGCGGCCGTGGCCGGCCCGGCTGTGGGCATCGGCACCACCCTGTTGCTGCATTGCGATCTGGTGTACGCCGGTGACAACGCGGCGTTCAGCATGCCGTTCGTGAACCTGGGCCTGTGCCCCGAGGCTGGCGCCAGCCTGCTGCTGACCCAGCTGGTGGGCTACCCCCGCGCCGCCGAGAAGCTGATGCTGGGCGAAGCCTTCTATGCCGAAGAGGCCCTGGAGATGGGCCTGGTGAACCGCGTGCTGCCCCCGCAAGAGGTGAACGGCTACGCGCAGGCCCAGGCGGCCAAGCTGGCGGCCAAGCCCCTGGCCTCGCTGAAGGCCACCAAGCAGCTCATGAAGATGTCGCTGCCGGCCCAGCTCAACCCCGTGATGAGCGCCGAGTTGCAGCAATTCGGCACGCTGTTGCGTGGCCCGGCGGCCAAAGAGGCCATCAACGCCGTCATGCAAAAGCGCAAGCCCGATTTCTCGAACTGCTGA
- the nikR gene encoding nickel-responsive transcriptional regulator NikR, with the protein MQRLTISIDDDLADQFEQWSDARGYANRSEAFRDLLRKELGQSHVQAHPDTACVGTLSFVYDHHERTVALRLMDMQHDHHELTVSSMHAHLDHDLCMETVILRGPALVVQTFAQKVLAERGVHQGHLHLVPLTRA; encoded by the coding sequence ATGCAACGCCTGACCATCTCGATCGACGACGACCTGGCCGACCAGTTTGAACAATGGTCTGACGCCCGTGGCTATGCCAACCGTTCCGAAGCCTTTCGCGACCTGTTGCGCAAAGAGCTGGGGCAGTCCCACGTGCAAGCGCATCCAGACACCGCCTGCGTGGGCACCCTGAGCTTTGTCTACGACCACCATGAACGCACCGTGGCCTTGCGCCTGATGGACATGCAGCACGACCACCATGAGCTCACGGTGTCATCGATGCATGCTCACCTGGATCATGACCTGTGCATGGAAACCGTCATCCTGCGTGGCCCCGCCTTGGTGGTGCAGACCTTTGCCCAGAAAGTGCTGGCCGAGCGCGGCGTGCACCAGGGACACCTGCACCTGGTGCCGCTCACGCGGGCCTGA
- a CDS encoding TonB-dependent receptor: MRLFAGWALGMACSGSALAHEVALPEVGVTAHYDNAVGTSEAASEGRIQRSLLETRPPQRPGEVLEYVPGLIVTQHSGDGKGNQYFLRGFNLDHGTDLGLFLQGMPINLSSHGHGQGYADLNLLVPELIEHIDYRKGAYRADDGDFSAAGSVRMHYVRRLAAPLAQLTLGEGNYQRVVLAGSAPVRAGDAAAPVVLGALEWHTADGPWTVPQNLRRANAVLSLSDGSARKGWRLDAMAYDARWTATDQIPLRAVQQGSLGRFDSLDDSDGGVSSRHSLSAQWADLDDAGGWTAQAYAVRYRLNLWSNFSYFESDPVNGDQFEQSDDRLILGGGLARQWRHGSEAQPWRSTLGLSVRQDEADVGLYDTVQRTRLSTTRDDQVRITAWSLYAEQAVQWTPWWRTVWGLRGDQQRFSVLSRTDDRNTGMATDALWSPKLSMVFGPWQRTEWFVNLGRGFHSNDARGVTARFDPDGNPVEAVPGLVPGFSRELGVRSEWWPGLQTSVALWRLNMDSELLYVGDAGTTEPSRPSRRQGVEWSNRWTPTDWLVVDADLAWTHARFSDASPDGNRIPGAVERAASLAIAVKHLGPWSGSLQWRILGARPLIEDNSVRSSSSVLTNLRVGYALDRRNRFTVDVFNLFDREVNDIEYWASSQMAGESAPVEGRLIHPAEPRSVRLTWRHQF; the protein is encoded by the coding sequence ATGAGGTTGTTTGCTGGCTGGGCCCTTGGGATGGCCTGTTCGGGGTCTGCCCTGGCCCATGAGGTGGCCCTGCCTGAGGTGGGTGTCACCGCGCATTACGACAACGCCGTTGGCACCTCGGAGGCGGCCTCGGAGGGCCGCATTCAACGCAGCCTGCTGGAGACCCGCCCGCCCCAACGACCGGGCGAGGTGCTGGAGTACGTGCCCGGCCTCATCGTCACCCAGCACTCGGGCGATGGCAAGGGCAACCAGTACTTTCTGCGCGGCTTCAACCTGGACCACGGCACCGACCTGGGCCTCTTCCTGCAGGGCATGCCCATCAACCTCAGCTCGCACGGCCACGGCCAGGGCTATGCCGACCTGAACCTGCTGGTGCCCGAGTTGATCGAGCACATCGACTACCGCAAGGGGGCCTACCGGGCCGACGATGGCGACTTCTCGGCCGCCGGCTCGGTGCGCATGCACTACGTGCGTCGCCTGGCGGCGCCCCTGGCGCAGTTGACCCTGGGCGAAGGGAATTACCAGCGTGTGGTGCTGGCCGGCTCCGCCCCCGTGCGCGCGGGCGATGCTGCTGCCCCGGTGGTGCTGGGCGCGCTGGAATGGCACACGGCCGATGGTCCCTGGACGGTGCCGCAGAACCTGCGCCGCGCCAACGCCGTGCTCAGCCTGAGTGATGGCAGCGCGCGCAAGGGCTGGCGTCTGGACGCCATGGCCTACGATGCCCGCTGGACGGCCACCGACCAGATCCCCCTGCGGGCCGTGCAGCAGGGTTCGCTGGGCCGCTTTGATTCGCTGGACGATTCGGACGGCGGGGTCTCCAGCCGCCACAGCCTGTCGGCCCAGTGGGCCGATCTGGACGATGCGGGCGGCTGGACGGCGCAGGCCTACGCCGTGCGCTACCGCCTGAACCTGTGGTCCAACTTCAGCTACTTCGAGAGCGACCCGGTCAATGGGGACCAGTTCGAGCAGAGCGACGATCGCCTGATCCTGGGCGGCGGGCTGGCGCGACAATGGCGGCATGGCAGCGAGGCCCAGCCCTGGCGCAGCACCCTGGGCCTGAGCGTGCGCCAGGACGAGGCCGATGTGGGGCTGTACGACACCGTGCAGCGCACCCGGCTGAGTACCACGCGCGACGACCAGGTGCGCATCACGGCCTGGTCGCTGTATGCCGAGCAGGCGGTGCAGTGGACGCCCTGGTGGCGCACGGTGTGGGGCCTGCGTGGCGATCAGCAGCGCTTCAGCGTGCTCAGCCGCACCGACGACCGCAACACCGGCATGGCCACCGATGCCCTGTGGTCGCCCAAGCTGTCGATGGTGTTCGGGCCCTGGCAGCGCACCGAATGGTTCGTCAACCTGGGCCGGGGCTTTCACAGCAATGATGCGCGCGGCGTGACGGCCCGCTTTGACCCCGACGGCAATCCGGTGGAGGCCGTGCCCGGCCTGGTGCCCGGTTTCAGTCGGGAGCTGGGGGTGCGCAGCGAGTGGTGGCCGGGGCTGCAGACCTCGGTGGCCTTGTGGCGCCTGAACATGGATTCGGAGCTGCTGTACGTGGGCGACGCGGGCACCACCGAGCCCAGCCGACCCAGCCGCCGCCAGGGCGTGGAGTGGAGCAACCGCTGGACGCCCACCGACTGGCTGGTGGTGGATGCCGACCTGGCCTGGACGCATGCGCGCTTCAGCGATGCCTCGCCCGATGGCAACCGCATCCCGGGCGCGGTCGAGCGCGCGGCCTCACTGGCCATCGCGGTCAAGCACCTGGGCCCCTGGTCGGGCAGCCTGCAATGGCGCATCCTGGGCGCGCGTCCGCTGATCGAAGACAACAGCGTGCGCTCATCGTCCTCGGTGTTGACCAACCTTCGGGTGGGCTACGCCCTGGACCGTCGCAACCGCTTCACGGTGGATGTGTTCAACCTGTTTGACCGTGAGGTCAACGACATCGAGTACTGGGCTTCATCGCAGATGGCGGGCGAATCGGCACCGGTCGAAGGGCGCTTGATCCACCCGGCCGAGCCGCGCAGCGTGCGACTGACCTGGCGACATCAGTTCTGA